In Passer domesticus isolate bPasDom1 chromosome 32, bPasDom1.hap1, whole genome shotgun sequence, the following are encoded in one genomic region:
- the LOC135288237 gene encoding feather beta keratin-like yields MSCYDLCRPCGPTPLANSCNEPCVRQCQDSRVIIEPSPVVVTLPGPILSSFPQNTAVGSSTSAAVGSILSESGVPINSGGFGLSGLSGLGGRYCGRRCLPC; encoded by the coding sequence atgtcCTGCTACGATCTGTGCCGGCCCTGCGGCCCCACCCCACTGGCCAACAGCTGCAACGAGCCCTGTGTCCGGCAGTGCCAGGACTCGCGGGTCATCATCGAGCCGTCCCCCGTGGTGGTCACCCTGCCCGggcccatcctcagctccttcccgCAGAACACCGCCGTGGGATCCTCCACCTccgctgctgtgggcagcatcCTGAGCGAGTCTGGGGTCCCCATCAACTCGGGGGGCTTTGGGCTCTCGGGGCTCTCTGGCCTTGGTGGCCGCTACTGCGGCCGCAGGTGCCTGCCCTGCTAG
- the LOC135288226 gene encoding feather keratin 1 yields MSCYDLCRPCGPTPLANSCNEPCVRQCQDSRVVIQPSPVVVTLPGPILSSFPQNTAVGSSTSAAVGSILSEEGVPINSGGFGLSGLSGLGGRYCGRRCLPC; encoded by the coding sequence atgtcCTGCTACGACCTGTGCCGGCCCTGCGGCCCCACCCCGCTGGCCAACAGCTGCAACGAGCCCTGTGTCCGGCAGTGCCAGGACTCCCGCGTGGTCATCCAGCCCTCGCCCGTGGTGGTCACCCTGCCCGggcccatcctcagctccttcccgCAGAACACCGCCGTGGGATCCTCCACCTCCGCCGCCGTGGGCAGCATCCTGAGCGAGGAGGGAGTGCCCATCAACTCGGGGGGCTTTGGGCTCTCGGGGCTCTCTGGCCTTGGTGGCCGCTACTGCGGCCGCAGGTGCCTGCCCTGCTAG
- the LOC135288282 gene encoding feather beta keratin-like, protein MSCYDLCRPCGPTPLANSCNEPCVRQCQDSRVIIEPSPVVVTLPGPILSSFPQNTAVGSSTSAAVGSILSESGVPINSGGFGLSGLSGLGGRYCGRRCLPC, encoded by the coding sequence atgtcCTGCTACGACCTGTGCCGGCCCTGCGGCCCCACCCCGCTGGCCAACAGCTGCAACGAGCCCTGTGTCCGGCAGTGCCAGGACTCGCGGGTCATCATCGAGCCGTCCCCCGTGGTGGTCACCCTGCCCGggcccatcctcagctccttcccgCAGAACACCGCCGTGGGATCCTCCACCTCCGCCGCCGTGGGCAGCATCCTGAGCGAGTCCGGGGTCCCCATCAACTCGGGGGGCTTTGGGCTCTCGGGGCTCTCTGGCCTTGGTGGCCGCTACTGCGGCCGCAGGTGCCTGCCCTGCTAG
- the LOC135288281 gene encoding feather keratin 4-like has product MASTQLSCATPCEPKCPQPLASSTNEPCVVTCGDSRVIIYPPPVVVTFPGPILTTYPQQTVVGASEPSEVALGEPPAAPALPAEVTAGDKVAAPVLARPEPRCAPKYSYSYSSQWTHPCNSYRSGKRWTC; this is encoded by the coding sequence ATGGCTTCCACCCAGCTGtcctgtgccaccccctgcgagcccaagtgtccccaaccgctggccagcagcaccaACGAGCCCTGCGTGGTGACCTGCGGCGACTCGCGGGTGATCATTTACCCCCCGCCCGTGGTGGTCACCTTCCCGGGGCCCATCCTCACCACGTACCCTCAGCAAACCGTCGTGGGAGCCTCGGAGCCCTCGGAGGTGGCCCTGGGCGAGCCCCCGGCCGCGCCCGCCTTGCCCGCCGAGGTCACGGCTGGCGACAAAGTGGCAGCGCCGGTGCTGGCCCGTCCCGAGCCGCGCTGCGCCCCCAAATATTCCTACAGCTACTCCTCGCAATGGACTCATCCCTGCAATTCCTACCGCTCCGGGAAGCGCTGGACGTGCTGA
- the LOC135288297 gene encoding claw keratin-like: MSCNSLCVPSCGVATPAPLADTCNEPCVRQCPDSTVVIQPPASVVTFPGPILSSFPQQSAVGSAGAPYVGAGSGGAFGSRGGSGGFGGFGGFGGYGISGGFGGFGGYGSCGRGSRSFGGSCGPC, encoded by the coding sequence ATGTCCTGCAACAgcctgtgtgtgcccagctgcGGGGTGGCCACCCCGGCCCCTCTGGCTGACACCTGCAACGAGCCCTGCGTGCGGCAGTGCCCCGACTCCACGGTGGTCATCCAGCCCCCGGCCTCGGTGGTCACCTTCCCCGggcccatcctcagctccttcccgCAGCAGAGCGCCGTGGGCTCGGCCGGAGCTCCCTACGTGGGAGCCGGCTCCGGGGGCGCCTTTGGAAGCCGTGGGGGCTCCGGGGGCTTCGGGGGCTTCGGGGGCTTTGGGGGCTATGGCATCTCTGGGGGTTTTGGCGGTTTTGGGGGCTATGGCAGCTGCGGCCGCGGTTCCCGGTCCTTCGGGGGCTCCTGCGGGCCCTGCTAA
- the LOC135288055 gene encoding claw keratin-like: protein MSCSNLCVPSCGVATPAPLADTCNEPCVRQCPDSTVVIQPPASVVTFPGPILSSFPQQSSVGSAGAPYVGGGFGGSSGRRGGSGGSGGFGGLGGFGGFGGSCGAPRGCGPC, encoded by the coding sequence ATGTCCTGCTCCAacctgtgtgtgcccagctgcGGGGTGGCCACCCCGGCCCCTCTGGCTGACACCTGCAACGAGCCCTGCGTGCGGCAGTGCCCCGACTCCACGGTGGTCATCCAGCCCCCGGCCTCGGTGGTCACCTTCCCCGggcccatcctcagctccttcccgCAGCAGAGCTCCGTGGGCTCGGCCGGAGCTCCCTACGTTGGAGGCGGCTTTGGCGGCTCCTCCGGACGCcgtgggggctctgggggctctggCGGCTTTGGCGGCCTTGGAGGCTTCGGAGGTTTTGGGGGCAGCTGCGGCGCCCCCAGAGGCTGCGGGCCCTGCTAA
- the LOC135288308 gene encoding claw keratin-like isoform X2 encodes MSCNSLCVPSCGVATPAPLADTCNEPCVRQCPDSTVVIQPPASVVTFPGPILSSFPQQSAVGSAGAPYVGAGSGGAFGSRGGYGGYGSLGGYGGYGGWGYGGYGGYGGFGGYGSCGYGGWSSGHRYLNGNCGPC; translated from the exons ATGTCCTGCAACAgcctgtgtgtgcccagctgcGGGGTGGCCACCCCGGCCCCTCTGGCTGACACCTGCAACGAGCCCTGCGTGCGGCAGTGCCCCGACTCCACGGTGGTCATCCAGCCCCCGGCCTCGGTGGTCACCTTCCCCGggcccatcctcagctccttcccgCAGCAGAGCGCCGTGGGCTCGGCCGGAGCTCCCTACGTGGGAGCCGGCTCCGGGGGCGCCTTTGGAAGCCGTGGGGGCTACGGAGGCTACGGGAGCCTTGGGGGCTATGGAGGTTATGGAGGCTGGGGCTATGGAG GCTATGGAGGCTATGGAGGCTTTGGGGGCTATGGCAGCTGTGGCTACGGCGGATGGAGCAGTGGCCACCGGTACCTCAACGGCAACTGCGGGCCCTGCTAA
- the LOC135288308 gene encoding claw keratin-like isoform X1 has translation MSCNSLCVPSCGVATPAPLADTCNEPCVRQCPDSTVVIQPPASVVTFPGPILSSFPQQSAVGSAGAPYVGAGSGGAFGSRGGYGGYGSLGGYGGYGGWGYGGRGLYGGWGYGGRGLYGGWGCGGYGGYGGFGGYGSCGYGGWSSGHRYLNGNCGPC, from the coding sequence ATGTCCTGCAACAgcctgtgtgtgcccagctgcGGGGTGGCCACCCCGGCCCCTCTGGCTGACACCTGCAACGAGCCCTGCGTGCGGCAGTGCCCCGACTCCACGGTGGTCATCCAGCCCCCGGCCTCGGTGGTCACCTTCCCCGggcccatcctcagctccttcccgCAGCAGAGCGCCGTGGGCTCGGCCGGAGCTCCCTACGTGGGAGCCGGCTCCGGGGGCGCCTTTGGAAGCCGTGGGGGCTACGGAGGCTACGGGAGCCTTGGGGGCTATGGAGGTTATGGAGGCTGGGGCTATGGAGGCCGTGGTCTCTACGGGGGCTGGGGCTATGGAGGCCGTGGTCTCTATGGCGGTTGGGGTTGTGGAGGCTATGGAGGCTATGGAGGCTTTGGGGGCTATGGCAGCTGTGGCTACGGCGGATGGAGCAGTGGCCACCGGTACCTCAACGGCAACTGCGGGCCCTGCTAA
- the LOC135288307 gene encoding claw keratin-like: MSCNSLCVPSCGVATPAPLADTCNEPCVRQCPDSTVVIQPPASVVTFPGPILSSFPQQSAVGSAGAPYVGAGSGGAFGSRGGYGGYGSLGGYGGYGGWGYGGRGLYGGWGYGGFGGYGGYGSCGYGGWSSGHRYLNGNCGPC; the protein is encoded by the coding sequence ATGTCCTGCAACAgcctgtgtgtgcccagctgcGGGGTGgccaccccagcccctctggctgACACCTGCAACGAGCCCTGCGTGCGGCAGTGCCCCGACTCCACGGTGGTCATCCAGCCCCCGGCCTCGGTGGTCACCTTCCCCGggcccatcctcagctccttcccgCAGCAGAGCGCCGTGGGCTCGGCCGGAGCTCCCTACGTGGGAGCCGGCTCCGGGGGCGCCTTTGGAAGCCGTGGGGGCTACGGAGGCTACGGGAGCCTTGGGGGCTATGGAGGTTACGGAGGCTGGGGCTATGGAGGCCGTGGTCTCTACGGGGGCTGGGGCTATGGAGGCTTTGGGGGCTATGGGGGCTACGGCAGCTGTGGCTACGGCGGATGGAGCAGTGGCCACCGGTACCTCAACGGCAACTGCGGGCCCTGCTAA
- the LOC135288056 gene encoding claw keratin-like, with protein sequence MSCSNLCVPSCGVATPAPLADTCNEPCVRQCPDSTVVIQPPASVVTFPGPILSSFPQQSSVGSAGAPYIGGGFGGSSGRRGGSGGSGGFGGLGGFGGFGGSCGAPRGCGPC encoded by the coding sequence ATGTCCTGCTCCAacctgtgtgtgcccagctgcGGGGTGGCCACCCCGGCCCCTCTGGCTGACACCTGCAACGAGCCCTGCGTGCGGCAGTGCCCCGACTCCACGGTGGTCATCCAGCCCCCGGCCTCGGTGGTCACCTTCCCCGggcccatcctcagctccttcccgCAGCAGAGCTCCGTGGGCTCGGCCGGAGCTCCCTACATTGGAGGTGGCTTTGGCGGCTCCTCCGGACGCcgtgggggctctgggggctctggCGGCTTTGGCGGCCTTGGAGGCTTCGGAGGTTTTGGGGGCAGCTGCGGCGCCCCCAGAGGCTGCGGGCCCTGCTAA
- the LOC135288256 gene encoding claw keratin-like — protein sequence MSCNSLCVPSCGVATPAPLADTCNEPCVRQCPDSTVVIQPPASVVTFPGPILSSFPQQSAVGSAGAPYVGAGSGGAFGSRGGSGGFGGFGGFGGYGISGGFGGFGGYGSCGRGSRSFGGSCGPC from the coding sequence ATGTCCTGCAACAgcctgtgtgtgcccagctgcGGGGTGGCCACCCCGGCCCCTCTGGCTGACACCTGCAACGAGCCCTGCGTGCGGCAGTGCCCCGACTCCACGGTGGTCATCCAGCCCCCGGCCTCGGTGGTCACCTTCCCCGggcccatcctcagctccttcccgCAGCAGAGCGCCGTGGGCTCGGCCGGAGCTCCCTACGTGGGAGCCGGCTCCGGGGGCGCCTTTGGAAGCcgtgggggctctgggggcttcGGGGGCTTCGGGGGCTTTGGGGGCTATGGCATCTCTGGGGGTTTTGGCGGTTTTGGGGGCTATGGCAGCTGCGGCCGCGGTTCCCGGTCCTTCGGGGGCTCCTGCGGGCCCTGCTAA